The following proteins come from a genomic window of Pyxidicoccus sp. MSG2:
- a CDS encoding type VI secretion IcmF C-terminal domain-containing protein, protein MAGAGDKVTAATGAAVETAEAARPYLTWVLVGLAVLLAVALVVAIVWWWRKRRREAPAREPRRTLESRRLLRIRQRFLGALPWRYRVAVRDFPTVVVLGPAGSGKSRLIDLEVDWRRQERQFMPSHTSDPLLQCFLGADRVVQELSSSLLEDDSREARSALRKLWKATFRRQRALVVIALDARWLAESPPDEVRRITQLVRGKLNLLTEVCKASVETRLCLTHMDAMEGFADFARLLRTHGAPLQWDVPPPGEEARLASGLQPMEQYFALGLVSLSVESFGRLEEFYARGGESFAALARFVTGLSEGGALSFPPKLTHVYLSSPEPEARSAGALTFRQEQKAPELRARYLGVHLRRCAALLALGCLPVLAAYGVFRLRLDSAEAAMADFDATVTHLEEQHLTPSGEVVEGKARATMNAMATLWSTKSYWPPLEDSFTPEMTGLRGRMARGIRLAHLKPLLERCQQECSRCGALIPGCAPAESTLSPERLVPDDCEREKLCQPEQMLHLLAVVRASRNDDLGNHILSSLNAKHHRRWGWATDALGVRLSEGHASEAGAWVQATGLREEAVGDYIISSDVPWLVAAEQQPDTAWLRWPYAWLEVDSYLNPWTAHLRRLQTVLSAREVDLEQWDALEVERRRLHAVLTRSAVYTSTRELLALIDTSRAPENQGTLKNVGSIPQALDWLHKHRADLMEVLRLEEDIGTGLEAVETMTTAQLLTRTDGLFLPGEGDARIEVRMPQQAFEFRPREVSRMLLEKLIRQREAGRWPFPRRASKGLPAGAVSSASDIGLGLAEADAQPGRTGDSLALPRPTGRLGFDTDLKPLVDEFTLRMADTKLSQAEAAQRQAYVLRKVGNFARQYRQDLLVRYREQRFTAGALTLASQLSALSQPASELTTMLREVADGAGIGPLQSPYYAPLRQELAMFSPIVQLMTPDKDGQTAQLVPYLLLVSQLQAELGGSAASPPTAAKAGPGAAVPEGGGTQLVDLISPLGRVALSMMLEDEGSYLARVDAWLDKQGLLGELRRPFREPFVLTRELGRAELERVLAEQWDEQRQRTLEPLLRRYPFNVESSQELDPEELDVLRRGDGAFWQFVAQVLTPVVEEKGTEWMLRRPLRQQLSVPPRMLLMLSRLSRLSRALWDDEGKPKPLPLQVRPLPLPATGASGFVTMSFLKCGAAAAFGFNQTPAWQEFPLSWWEPKTASVGAELRTPGSETRRYRSTELSRSSWNCFRLLDEASFDAEQNAAWPLPGPEATVATELSLRFGMRGGPWTVFREVVR, encoded by the coding sequence ATGGCGGGGGCCGGAGACAAGGTGACGGCGGCCACGGGCGCGGCGGTGGAGACCGCTGAGGCCGCGCGGCCGTACCTGACCTGGGTGCTGGTGGGGCTGGCGGTGCTCCTCGCCGTGGCGCTGGTGGTGGCCATCGTGTGGTGGTGGCGCAAGCGGCGCCGCGAGGCGCCCGCCCGGGAGCCGCGCAGGACGCTGGAGTCCCGGAGGCTGTTGCGCATCCGCCAGCGCTTCCTGGGGGCCCTGCCCTGGCGCTACCGCGTGGCCGTGCGGGACTTTCCCACGGTGGTGGTGCTCGGGCCCGCCGGCAGCGGCAAGTCGCGGCTCATCGACCTGGAGGTGGACTGGCGGAGGCAGGAGCGCCAGTTCATGCCCAGCCACACCTCGGACCCGCTGCTCCAGTGCTTCCTCGGAGCGGACCGGGTGGTGCAGGAGTTGTCGTCCTCGTTGCTGGAGGACGACTCGCGGGAGGCGCGCAGCGCGCTGCGGAAGCTGTGGAAGGCGACCTTCCGCCGGCAGCGGGCGCTGGTCGTCATCGCGCTGGATGCACGCTGGCTGGCGGAGTCGCCCCCGGACGAGGTGCGGCGCATCACCCAGTTGGTGCGCGGCAAGCTCAACCTCCTCACCGAGGTGTGCAAGGCGTCCGTGGAGACGCGGCTGTGCCTGACGCACATGGATGCGATGGAGGGCTTCGCGGACTTCGCCCGGCTGCTGCGCACCCACGGAGCCCCACTGCAATGGGACGTGCCCCCGCCGGGCGAGGAGGCGAGGCTGGCCTCGGGCCTGCAGCCCATGGAGCAGTACTTCGCGCTCGGGCTGGTGTCTCTGTCCGTGGAGTCCTTCGGCCGGCTGGAGGAGTTCTACGCCCGGGGCGGCGAGTCCTTCGCGGCGCTCGCGCGCTTCGTCACCGGACTGTCCGAGGGCGGCGCCCTTTCATTCCCGCCGAAGCTCACCCACGTGTACCTGTCCTCGCCCGAGCCGGAGGCGCGCTCGGCCGGAGCGCTCACCTTCCGTCAAGAGCAGAAGGCACCGGAGCTGCGGGCGCGCTACCTCGGGGTGCACCTGCGACGCTGCGCCGCGCTGCTGGCGCTCGGGTGCTTGCCGGTGCTCGCGGCGTACGGCGTCTTCCGCCTGCGACTGGACTCGGCGGAGGCTGCGATGGCGGACTTCGACGCGACGGTGACGCACCTGGAGGAGCAGCACCTCACCCCTTCCGGCGAAGTCGTGGAGGGCAAGGCGCGGGCGACCATGAACGCCATGGCGACGCTCTGGTCCACCAAGAGCTACTGGCCGCCGCTCGAGGACAGCTTCACCCCGGAGATGACGGGGCTGCGCGGACGCATGGCCCGCGGCATCCGCCTGGCGCACCTCAAGCCCTTGCTGGAGCGCTGCCAGCAGGAGTGCTCGCGCTGCGGAGCCCTCATCCCCGGCTGCGCACCGGCGGAGTCCACCCTGTCGCCGGAGCGCCTCGTCCCCGACGACTGCGAGCGCGAAAAGCTGTGCCAGCCGGAGCAGATGCTGCACCTGCTGGCGGTGGTCCGCGCTTCGCGCAACGACGACCTGGGCAACCACATCCTGTCGTCGCTGAACGCAAAGCATCACCGGCGCTGGGGATGGGCCACCGACGCGCTCGGCGTGCGCCTGTCGGAGGGACACGCCTCGGAGGCCGGTGCGTGGGTTCAGGCCACGGGGCTGCGAGAGGAAGCCGTGGGTGACTACATCATCAGCAGCGATGTGCCCTGGCTGGTGGCGGCCGAGCAGCAGCCGGACACCGCGTGGCTGCGGTGGCCCTACGCGTGGCTGGAGGTGGACAGCTACCTGAACCCGTGGACGGCCCACCTCCGGCGGCTCCAGACGGTGCTGTCCGCCCGGGAGGTGGACCTGGAGCAATGGGACGCGCTGGAGGTGGAGCGCAGGCGGCTGCACGCCGTGCTCACGCGCAGCGCCGTGTACACGTCCACGCGCGAGTTGCTGGCGCTCATCGACACCTCTCGCGCGCCGGAGAACCAGGGCACGCTGAAAAATGTGGGGAGCATCCCGCAGGCGCTGGACTGGCTCCACAAGCACCGCGCGGACCTGATGGAGGTGCTGCGCCTGGAGGAGGACATCGGCACCGGGCTGGAGGCGGTGGAGACCATGACCACGGCGCAGTTGCTCACGCGCACCGACGGCCTCTTCCTTCCGGGCGAGGGCGACGCCCGCATCGAGGTGCGGATGCCCCAGCAGGCCTTCGAGTTCCGCCCGCGCGAGGTGTCGCGGATGCTGCTGGAGAAGCTCATCCGTCAGCGCGAGGCGGGGCGGTGGCCCTTCCCGCGCCGCGCGTCCAAGGGGCTTCCCGCGGGCGCCGTGTCCTCCGCGTCCGATATTGGCCTGGGGCTGGCGGAGGCAGACGCGCAACCCGGGCGGACGGGGGACAGCCTGGCCCTGCCGCGGCCCACGGGGCGCCTGGGGTTCGACACGGACCTCAAGCCGCTGGTGGACGAGTTCACCCTGCGCATGGCGGACACGAAGCTGAGCCAGGCGGAGGCGGCCCAGCGCCAGGCCTACGTACTGCGCAAGGTGGGCAACTTCGCGCGGCAGTACCGGCAGGACCTGCTGGTGCGCTACCGCGAGCAGCGCTTCACGGCGGGAGCGCTGACACTGGCCTCGCAGCTCTCGGCGCTCTCCCAGCCCGCATCCGAGCTGACGACGATGCTGCGCGAGGTGGCGGATGGAGCCGGTATCGGCCCGCTGCAGAGCCCCTACTACGCACCGCTGCGCCAGGAGCTGGCGATGTTCTCCCCCATCGTCCAGCTCATGACGCCGGACAAGGACGGGCAGACGGCGCAGCTCGTGCCGTACCTCTTGCTGGTGTCCCAGCTCCAGGCGGAGCTGGGGGGCTCGGCAGCCTCGCCGCCCACCGCGGCGAAGGCGGGCCCGGGGGCTGCGGTGCCGGAGGGTGGAGGTACGCAGTTGGTGGACCTGATATCGCCGCTGGGACGGGTGGCGCTGTCGATGATGCTGGAGGACGAGGGCTCGTACCTGGCGCGGGTGGACGCGTGGCTGGACAAGCAAGGCCTGCTGGGCGAGCTGCGGCGTCCCTTCCGCGAGCCCTTCGTGCTGACGCGCGAGCTGGGGCGGGCGGAGCTGGAGCGGGTGCTCGCGGAGCAGTGGGACGAGCAGCGCCAGCGCACACTGGAGCCGCTGCTGCGGCGCTACCCGTTCAACGTCGAGTCGAGCCAGGAACTGGACCCCGAAGAGCTGGACGTGCTGCGCCGTGGGGACGGGGCCTTCTGGCAGTTCGTCGCGCAGGTGCTGACACCAGTGGTGGAGGAGAAGGGCACGGAGTGGATGCTGCGCCGGCCGCTGCGCCAGCAGCTCTCGGTGCCGCCGCGCATGTTGCTGATGCTGTCCCGGCTGTCCCGGCTGTCCCGGGCGCTGTGGGACGACGAGGGCAAGCCGAAGCCGCTGCCGCTGCAGGTGCGCCCGCTGCCGCTGCCGGCGACCGGCGCGAGTGGGTTCGTCACCATGTCGTTCCTGAAGTGCGGCGCCGCCGCGGCCTTCGGGTTCAACCAGACGCCGGCCTGGCAGGAGTTCCCGCTGAGCTGGTGGGAACCGAAGACGGCCTCGGTGGGGGCGGAGCTGCGCACGCCGGGGAGCGAGACCCGGCGCTACCGGTCCACGGAGCTGTCGCGCTCGTCGTGGAACTGCTTCCGACTGCTGGATGAGGCGTCGTTCGACGCGGAGCAGAACGCGGCGTGGCCCCTGCCCGGGCCGGAAGCCACGGTGGCGACGGAGCTGAGTCTGCGCTTCGGGATGCGGGGCGGGCCGTGGACCGTCTTCCGGGAGGTGGTGCGATGA
- a CDS encoding DotU family type IV/VI secretion system protein — MKLSHWKTILLVYRRVDDLLDAELPPLDASRERLSPETLDALARRLQAEVEGLRAALSAELRSEDVEQALQPFTFLVDEKALRRLDDADAPHWPLLQLKLFGVDSGGDAFFELADTGLRRQDTPPLLFELLHFCLTAGFTGRHVGHPARLREYRERLAARIPQPERVAAPEAHTLAAPAPTVYDFPWRYYAVTAVIILLLPVVLWRLSNL, encoded by the coding sequence ATGAAGCTGTCGCACTGGAAGACCATCCTGCTGGTGTACCGCCGCGTGGACGACCTGCTCGACGCCGAGCTGCCGCCCCTGGACGCGTCGCGCGAGCGCCTGTCCCCGGAGACGCTGGACGCACTCGCGCGGCGCCTGCAAGCCGAGGTGGAAGGACTGCGCGCCGCGCTGAGCGCGGAGCTGCGCTCCGAGGACGTGGAGCAGGCCCTCCAGCCCTTCACCTTCCTGGTGGACGAGAAGGCGCTGCGGCGGCTGGACGACGCGGACGCGCCACACTGGCCACTGCTCCAGTTGAAGCTGTTCGGCGTGGACTCGGGTGGTGACGCCTTCTTCGAGCTGGCCGACACCGGGCTGCGTCGCCAGGACACGCCGCCCCTGCTCTTCGAGCTGCTCCACTTCTGCCTCACCGCCGGCTTCACCGGACGCCACGTGGGCCACCCGGCCCGCCTGCGCGAGTACCGCGAGCGACTGGCGGCGCGCATCCCCCAGCCGGAGCGGGTGGCCGCGCCGGAGGCCCACACGCTCGCCGCGCCCGCGCCCACCGTCTACGACTTCCCGTGGCGGTACTACGCCGTCACGGCCGTCATCATCCTCCTGCTGCCCGTGGTGCTGTGGCGGCTGTCCAACCTCTGA
- a CDS encoding type VI secretion system baseplate subunit TssF: MSQATTDRIYQDFLEEMSSLERFRQHFHERYPAAPLEKEDPDVRRLIEALAFFSVQTRHATLQNLRSTWRRLFAGFFDFLLEPLPTAAVVQAVPTGKLGEAVVLPRGTELRLTPADGVAGTFRLQRDLRVLPVTLESTEVRPLVRGGHRLILTFESRHERNDAVGTLSLHVRHLDEYLPSLAVFHALRQHVRGVSVVYGERADEHSTGATCAVSFGREAPAPDDTAAYAHPLQQLRAAVLFPEPELFVHVEVPPAPGAWRRFSVCFDLAQAWTVGRSHRPDFFVPFAVPVVNLKAEPAQVITTDGTRSEHPIRNMSAGRELALHSVTGVYELTKAGLSPLRPTHLPGTGPSYEVEDVPGANGPSPQLVLRMPEAFTTPRKLVVEALWHQPRFAAEASGRVGVTVPGRFIEGLDWRLAGPLQPHRDSPLHDDLTALTQLLAWKARATLGLDELRAVLEHLGTPREGPFRRVLPLLRELSVSRVPDSALRGSGLRHVYEVVLEPFEPGLEPLVVCFLDLVKRLLDAWNHEASVELRATVAGVGPLTLPEGAPT; the protein is encoded by the coding sequence GTGAGCCAGGCGACGACAGACCGCATCTACCAGGACTTCCTCGAGGAGATGTCCTCGCTGGAGCGCTTCCGCCAGCACTTCCACGAGCGCTACCCCGCGGCCCCGCTGGAGAAGGAGGACCCGGACGTGAGGCGCCTCATCGAGGCGCTGGCCTTCTTCTCCGTGCAGACGCGGCACGCGACACTGCAGAACCTGCGCTCCACCTGGCGGCGCCTCTTCGCCGGCTTCTTCGACTTCCTGCTGGAGCCGCTGCCCACCGCCGCGGTGGTACAGGCGGTGCCCACCGGAAAGCTGGGCGAGGCCGTGGTGCTGCCCCGGGGCACGGAGCTGCGGCTGACGCCCGCGGACGGCGTGGCCGGTACCTTCCGCCTCCAGCGCGACCTGCGCGTGCTGCCCGTGACGCTGGAGTCCACGGAGGTGCGCCCGCTGGTGCGCGGGGGCCACCGGCTCATCCTCACCTTCGAGTCGCGCCACGAGCGCAACGACGCGGTGGGCACACTGAGCCTGCACGTGCGCCATCTGGACGAGTACCTCCCGTCGCTGGCGGTGTTCCACGCGCTGCGCCAGCACGTGCGGGGCGTGAGCGTGGTGTACGGGGAGCGGGCGGACGAGCACTCCACGGGCGCCACCTGCGCGGTGTCCTTCGGCCGCGAGGCGCCCGCACCGGACGACACCGCGGCGTACGCGCACCCGCTCCAGCAGTTGCGCGCCGCGGTCCTCTTCCCGGAGCCGGAGCTGTTCGTCCACGTGGAGGTGCCGCCCGCGCCCGGGGCGTGGCGCCGCTTCAGCGTGTGCTTCGACCTGGCGCAGGCGTGGACGGTGGGGCGCTCGCACCGGCCGGACTTCTTCGTGCCCTTCGCGGTACCGGTGGTGAATCTCAAAGCGGAGCCGGCGCAGGTCATCACCACGGACGGCACGCGCTCCGAGCACCCCATCCGCAACATGAGCGCCGGGCGCGAGCTGGCGCTGCACTCGGTGACGGGCGTGTACGAGCTGACGAAGGCGGGACTCTCCCCGCTGCGCCCGACGCACCTGCCGGGCACGGGGCCTTCCTATGAGGTGGAGGACGTGCCCGGCGCGAATGGCCCCTCGCCCCAGTTGGTGCTGCGGATGCCAGAGGCCTTCACCACGCCGCGCAAGCTGGTGGTGGAGGCGCTCTGGCACCAGCCCCGCTTCGCCGCGGAGGCCTCGGGCCGCGTTGGCGTCACGGTGCCGGGCCGCTTCATCGAGGGGCTGGACTGGCGGCTGGCGGGTCCGCTGCAGCCGCACCGGGACAGCCCGCTGCACGATGACCTGACGGCGCTCACGCAGTTGCTGGCCTGGAAGGCGCGGGCCACGCTGGGCCTGGACGAATTGCGCGCGGTGCTGGAGCACCTGGGCACTCCAAGGGAGGGGCCCTTCCGCCGCGTCCTGCCGCTGTTGCGCGAGCTGTCCGTGTCGCGCGTGCCGGACAGCGCCCTGCGCGGCTCGGGGCTGCGGCACGTCTACGAGGTGGTGCTGGAGCCGTTCGAGCCCGGCCTGGAGCCGCTGGTGGTGTGCTTCCTCGACCTGGTGAAGCGCCTGCTGGACGCGTGGAACCACGAGGCGTCGGTGGAGCTGCGGGCCACCGTGGCCGGCGTGGGCCCGCTGACGCTGCCGGAAGGAGCGCCGACATGA
- the tssE gene encoding type VI secretion system baseplate subunit TssE — translation MGRASFLDKFSGRHRAGAGSTGRHGLEHVLLNLEAVLNTREGYGYFRRDFGLGDYTEKYGTRELVETLTAELREEIARHEPRLTEVEVTLRGRDAGLWLHFGLSAVLGGTRHKLRLLFDTQSGRVRVEPEP, via the coding sequence ATGGGGCGCGCCTCGTTCCTCGACAAGTTCTCCGGGAGGCACCGAGCCGGGGCCGGGTCCACGGGACGGCACGGCCTGGAGCACGTGCTGCTCAACCTGGAGGCCGTGCTCAACACGCGCGAGGGCTACGGCTACTTCCGGCGCGACTTCGGCCTGGGCGACTACACGGAGAAGTACGGCACGCGGGAGCTGGTGGAGACGCTCACCGCCGAGCTGCGCGAGGAGATTGCCCGCCACGAGCCGCGCCTGACGGAGGTGGAGGTGACGCTGCGGGGCCGGGACGCCGGCCTCTGGCTGCACTTCGGGCTGAGCGCCGTGCTGGGCGGCACGCGCCACAAGCTGCGCCTGCTCTTCGACACCCAGAGTGGCCGGGTGCGGGTGGAGCCGGAGCCATGA
- the tssK gene encoding type VI secretion system baseplate subunit TssK, whose protein sequence is MSPFKLARVRWHVGQTLLPEHFEAQEQALEAQVRLHASLSGMPAHGVAALTWSEPLLAGGSLSVSTLTAVTPAGFVVDVPGNAVLAPFSLEGTGRSEATVYLHVLRDTTSAEGVRLYAEDPPVLERVLRVLRLSAEPVLDGAVDSLALATFRRDTEGVWHLAEEQVPPLLLVGPHPFLGGLLGRLDALLEQSRLQLLARLSDSYLRSDRLSSARRALCQVHRLQSLRDDMRHHISPHPYALFDALRQLYFEACCYLELLPDGTLPAYQHDAPGKGLGRWLELLTRALRPEATRTTHRPFAARDGQFTFSPLPTEVRDGSEVYLLVQRRQAAEPLPLDGVKLASPSRLSMVRRMALKGIPFHHVPHPAFPHALGPEIDWYQLVPGEEWQLALREDGVAFFVTPALQGAQVSLFWRKA, encoded by the coding sequence ATGTCCCCCTTCAAGCTCGCCCGCGTCCGCTGGCATGTCGGCCAGACGCTGCTTCCGGAGCACTTCGAGGCCCAGGAGCAGGCGCTGGAGGCGCAGGTCCGCCTCCACGCCTCGCTGTCCGGCATGCCGGCCCACGGCGTGGCGGCGCTGACGTGGAGCGAGCCGCTGCTGGCCGGCGGCAGCCTGTCCGTCTCCACGCTGACGGCGGTGACGCCCGCCGGCTTCGTGGTGGACGTGCCGGGCAACGCGGTGCTGGCGCCCTTCTCACTGGAGGGCACCGGCCGCTCGGAGGCCACCGTGTACCTGCACGTGCTGCGGGACACGACGAGCGCCGAAGGAGTACGCCTGTACGCGGAGGATCCGCCAGTGCTGGAGCGGGTGCTGCGCGTGCTGCGGCTGTCGGCGGAGCCGGTGCTGGACGGGGCGGTGGACTCGCTGGCCCTGGCCACGTTCCGCCGCGACACCGAAGGGGTGTGGCACCTGGCGGAGGAGCAGGTGCCACCGCTGCTGCTGGTGGGCCCCCACCCCTTCCTGGGCGGCCTGCTGGGACGGCTGGACGCGCTGCTGGAGCAGTCCCGCCTCCAGCTCCTGGCGCGCCTGTCGGACAGCTACCTGCGCAGCGACAGGCTCTCCAGCGCCCGCCGGGCGCTGTGCCAGGTCCACAGGTTGCAATCGCTGCGGGACGACATGCGGCACCACATCTCCCCCCACCCCTACGCCCTCTTCGACGCCCTGCGGCAGCTCTACTTCGAGGCGTGCTGCTACCTGGAGCTGCTTCCCGACGGGACGCTGCCCGCGTACCAGCACGACGCGCCCGGCAAGGGGCTGGGACGCTGGCTGGAGCTGCTGACGCGCGCGCTCCGTCCGGAAGCGACTCGGACCACGCACAGGCCCTTCGCGGCGCGGGACGGACAGTTCACCTTCTCGCCGCTGCCCACGGAGGTGCGGGACGGCAGCGAGGTGTACCTGCTGGTGCAGCGCCGTCAGGCCGCGGAGCCGCTGCCCCTGGACGGGGTGAAGCTGGCCAGCCCCTCGCGCCTGTCCATGGTGCGGCGCATGGCCCTCAAGGGCATCCCCTTCCACCACGTGCCCCACCCGGCCTTCCCGCACGCGCTGGGCCCGGAAATCGACTGGTACCAGCTCGTCCCCGGTGAGGAGTGGCAGCTCGCGCTGCGCGAGGACGGCGTGGCCTTCTTCGTCACTCCCGCGCTCCAGGGGGCGCAGGTCTCGCTCTTCTGGCGGAAGGCGTGA
- the tssC gene encoding type VI secretion system contractile sheath large subunit has product MAETSYLPNLFKSVRLERPADAKPMIAEKFVPALDEKEVTIEARFMSSLAALLQNVPPAETGQGDAVRFDKGQVLDVISRIDAMIDDQMNEILHHDKFQEMESAWRGLEDLVAHTNFKANIAIDLLDVAKSELAQDFENNSADVFAGALFDKVYIQEYDQYGGRPFGALIGQYEFSSSPADIKWLQAMAKVANAAHCPFIGAVSPKFFGCEKVEEMEAIKDLEGALAHPRYGKWNALRDSEEAAYLGLTFPRYVLRLPWHPDKNPCDDLHFTEDSQGDSKKYLWGNAAILFARNMAKAFEISGWCQAIRGPKGGGLINGLPVDTFFLRGQEELKAPVEIAIPDYREYEFARCGFMPLVYRKSSSDATFFSTQSAKVSKRFKDPKDSENSQLVTNLAYTFSITRLAHYIKCIMRDNIGSTADAAYIQRQIDAWLAGYVTTVASPDDLTVRRFPFKATSVEVLQRAGEIGWYDCKVAVLPHIQFEGLNVELMLESRLG; this is encoded by the coding sequence ATGGCTGAAACCTCTTATCTGCCCAATCTCTTCAAGAGCGTGCGGCTGGAGCGTCCCGCGGACGCCAAGCCGATGATCGCCGAGAAGTTCGTCCCCGCCCTCGATGAGAAGGAGGTCACCATCGAGGCGCGCTTCATGTCCTCCCTGGCCGCGCTCCTCCAGAACGTGCCCCCCGCCGAGACGGGCCAGGGCGACGCCGTGCGCTTCGACAAGGGCCAGGTGCTGGACGTCATCAGCCGCATCGACGCGATGATCGACGACCAGATGAACGAAATCCTCCACCACGACAAGTTCCAGGAGATGGAGTCCGCCTGGCGTGGCCTGGAGGACCTCGTCGCGCACACCAACTTCAAGGCCAACATCGCCATCGACCTGCTGGACGTGGCCAAGAGCGAGCTGGCCCAGGACTTCGAGAACAACTCCGCGGACGTCTTCGCGGGGGCGCTCTTCGACAAGGTCTACATCCAGGAGTACGACCAGTACGGCGGCCGGCCCTTCGGCGCGCTCATCGGCCAGTACGAGTTCAGCTCCTCCCCCGCCGACATCAAGTGGCTGCAGGCCATGGCCAAGGTGGCCAACGCCGCGCACTGCCCCTTCATCGGCGCCGTCAGCCCGAAGTTCTTCGGCTGCGAGAAGGTGGAGGAGATGGAGGCCATCAAGGACCTCGAGGGTGCGCTGGCCCACCCGCGCTACGGCAAGTGGAACGCGCTGCGCGACAGCGAGGAGGCCGCGTACCTGGGCCTCACCTTCCCGCGCTACGTGCTGCGCCTGCCCTGGCACCCGGACAAGAACCCGTGTGACGACCTGCACTTCACCGAGGACTCCCAGGGTGACTCGAAGAAGTACCTCTGGGGCAACGCGGCCATCCTCTTCGCCCGCAACATGGCGAAGGCGTTCGAGATCTCCGGCTGGTGCCAGGCCATCCGCGGCCCCAAGGGCGGCGGCCTCATCAACGGCCTGCCGGTGGACACCTTCTTCCTGCGCGGCCAGGAGGAGCTGAAGGCGCCGGTGGAGATCGCGATTCCCGACTACCGCGAGTACGAGTTCGCCCGCTGCGGCTTCATGCCGCTGGTGTACCGGAAGAGCTCCAGCGACGCGACGTTCTTCAGCACCCAGTCCGCCAAGGTGTCCAAGCGCTTCAAGGACCCCAAGGACTCGGAGAACTCGCAGCTCGTCACGAACCTGGCCTACACGTTCTCCATCACCCGGCTGGCGCACTACATCAAGTGCATCATGCGGGACAACATCGGCAGCACCGCGGACGCGGCGTACATCCAGCGGCAGATCGACGCGTGGCTGGCCGGCTACGTCACCACGGTGGCCAGCCCGGACGACCTGACGGTGCGGCGCTTCCCCTTCAAGGCCACCAGCGTCGAGGTGCTGCAGCGCGCGGGGGAGATCGGCTGGTACGACTGCAAGGTCGCCGTCCTCCCGCACATCCAGTTCGAAGGCCTCAACGTGGAGCTGATGCTCGAGTCCCGGCTCGGCTAG
- the tssB gene encoding type VI secretion system contractile sheath small subunit has product MSIQDQLPRSRITLTYRTTINGEAETVSLPLRMLMLGDFSLGSSEDRKVDLEARKLRSVNGRNLDELMKDMKMSLRFQVPNRINPDVEADLDVELPIDRMKSFHPDEVVHHVPKLKALRLLKKLLLEMQSSIDNQKALRGLVYELFSNKEALKQVLAELKDYESLRLPSKATPAAAAGTPAATAATAPATATAEAKETVAATVKS; this is encoded by the coding sequence ATGTCGATTCAGGACCAATTGCCCCGGTCGCGCATCACGCTGACATACCGGACCACCATCAACGGCGAGGCGGAGACGGTCAGCCTCCCACTGCGGATGCTGATGCTCGGCGACTTCTCGCTGGGCTCCTCGGAGGATCGCAAGGTCGACCTCGAGGCCCGCAAGCTGCGCTCCGTCAACGGGCGCAACCTGGATGAGCTGATGAAGGACATGAAGATGTCCCTCCGCTTCCAGGTGCCCAACCGCATCAACCCGGACGTGGAGGCGGACCTCGACGTCGAGCTGCCCATCGACCGGATGAAGTCCTTCCATCCGGACGAGGTCGTCCACCACGTCCCCAAGCTCAAGGCGCTCCGGCTGCTCAAGAAGCTGCTCCTGGAGATGCAGTCCAGCATCGACAACCAGAAGGCGCTGCGCGGGCTCGTCTACGAGCTGTTCTCCAACAAGGAGGCCCTCAAGCAGGTGCTCGCCGAGCTCAAGGACTACGAGTCGCTGCGCCTGCCCTCCAAGGCCACCCCCGCCGCCGCCGCTGGCACGCCCGCTGCTACTGCTGCCACCGCGCCTGCTACCGCCACCGCCGAAGCCAAGGAGACGGTCGCCGCGACGGTGAAGTCGTGA